In Drosophila pseudoobscura strain MV-25-SWS-2005 chromosome 4, UCI_Dpse_MV25, whole genome shotgun sequence, the following proteins share a genomic window:
- the LOC6902362 gene encoding dTTP/UTP pyrophosphatase: protein MLAPIKHLLSNYRVVLASGSPRRQELVKMLGLNAELCPSTFEENLNLADYKEFSDYIEATALGKAEEVFTRLSAEGDNKNLIVIAADTMVTLGKEIYGKPKDPEDAVRMLTNLSGTCNRVFSGVVLKHAQGVRKFTDTADVHFGKLLPEQIQNYVDSGDPLDKAGAYGVQGPGGALIHRIDGDFYCVMGLPLHRLCCELNKLFLEDLSS, encoded by the exons TCGCCACGTCGCCAAGAATTGGTTAAAATGCTG GGTCTCAATGCAGAGCTCTGTCCATCCACATTTGAGGAGAACCTGAATCTGGCCGACTACAAGGAATTCTCCGACTATATAGAAGCTACAGCCCTGGGCAAAGCGGAGGAGGTCTTCACGCGTCTGAGTGCCGAGGGCGACAATAAAAATCTCATTGTTATAGCAGCCGATACAATGGTGACGCTGGGAAAAGAGATATACGGAAAGCCAAAGGATCCCGAGGATGCCGTGCGCATGCTAACCAA CCTGTCTGGAACTTGCAATCGAGTGTTCAGCGGCGTTGTGCTCAAACATGCCCAAGGAGTGCGCAAATTTACGGACACGGCAGACGTACATTTCGGCAAGTTGTTGCCAGAGCAGATCCAAAACTATGTGGATTCTGGGGATCCACT TGACAAAGCTGGAGCTTATGGCGTCCAGGGACCTGGTGGTGCACTAATACACCGCATCGATGGCGACTTTTACTGCGTGATGGGCCTGCCGCTGCATCGTCTTTGCTGTGAACTGAACAAGCTATTTCTGGAGGATCTCTCGTCATAG